The Gouania willdenowi chromosome 3, fGouWil2.1, whole genome shotgun sequence genome includes a region encoding these proteins:
- the LOC114459264 gene encoding uncharacterized protein LOC114459264 — translation MPGSHCCVQNCSNTSHDSHGRRRNNGIQFFRLPKWTQHLGEQVSDLTRRRRIAWLAAITRKDFTFDRTPPWMRVCSLHFHSGKPSYEMLENHPDWTPSLLLGHNDVKNTDQARYQRQLRRRTQQLERPSPPTQDHQLQAQASPPPPAQDQLQAPPPPDQDQEQAPPPPDQDQLQAPPGQDMECGLCTSRRDVINNLLEENRELKRQLDMYRMNENFLSGDDNTVKYYTGLPNFALFQTLLLTLTPYLPQGRMKKLSPFQLVLLTLMRLRLDLPIQHLSHLFRVHRTTVADAFHHTLGVMYAQLCPLGHWPSRECLLTSMPHQFVESFGNNVAAIGIVRNKFKFLHSTVPVHMLVKCEGENLMPLDKIVTVCCALTNMCKSVV, via the exons ATGCCTGGAAGTCACTGCTGCGTTCAGAACTGCTCCAATACTTCCCACGATAGCCATGGAAGACGGAGGAACAACGGGATACAGTTTTTTAGGTTACCGAAATGGACACAACATCTAGGAGAGCAAGTGTCTGACCTGACGAGGAGACGTCGGATTGCTTGGTTGGCTGCAATTACAAGAAAGGACTTTACTTTCGATCGCACACCCCCGTGGATGAgagtgtgttctctgcattttcaCTCTG GTAAACCATCATATGAGATGTTGGAGAACCACCCTGACTGGACACCATCCTTGTTGTTAGgccacaatgatgttaaaaataCAGATCAAGCAAGATATCAGCGGCAATTAAGGCGCAGGACCCAGCAACTGGAGCGGCCATCACCGCCAACCCAGGACCACCAGCTGCAGGCACAGGCGTCGCCGCCGCCACCAGCCCAAGACCAGCTGCAGGCGCCGCCGCCACCAGACCAAGACCAGGAGCAGGCACCGCCACCACCAGACCAAGACCAGCTGCAGGCGCCGCCAGGCCAGGACATGGAATGTGGACTCTGCACATCTAGACGAGATGTTATCAACAATCTTCTTGAAGAAAACAGAGAGCTGAAGCGTCAGCTTGATATGTACCGGATGAACGAGAACTTTCTGAGTGGTGATGATAACACAGTAAAGTATTACACGGGGCTTCCAAACTTTGCATTGTTCCAGACACTTCTACTCACCCTCACTCCATATCTGCCTCAAGGTAGAATGAAGAAGCTCTCACCCTTCCAGCTTGTCCTATTGACTTTAATGCGCCTCAGACTGGACCTTCCAATACAGCACCTCAGCCATCTGTTTAGAGTACATAGGACAACAGTCGCCGATGCCTTTCACCATACCCTTGGTGTGATGTACGCGCAGCTGTGTCCATTAGGGCACTGGCCAAGCAGGGAATGCTTATTGACCAGTATGCCACACcagtttgtggagtcatttgggaacaacgtggcTGCCATTGGAATTGTGCGCAACAAATTCAAATTCTTACACTCAACTGTACCTGTGCACATGCTTGTCAAATGTGAGGGTGAGAACCTAATGCCTTTGGATAAGATAGTCACTGTTTGCTGTGCATTAACGAATATGTGCAAAAGTGTTGTTTGA
- the LOC114459273 gene encoding uncharacterized protein LOC114459273 — translation MHPRWSPALHGRRLCPAKGEGRVTFEPAYWKLPTSINKVQPEVGHQINFISAAATHRSLDREIDGETNTSSTQRTRMAKTTPPPPPTPDKLAIFYRQLSMTSTGSAILSVLPDYCELFRDPVLPIRSLQSLVTGTGLNRRDLPALQRHCQIIKIVADVSEEQAVQMERQTRGQHTSSLWFAARAGRVTASSMHGVYGTDLSSTALSIVKRVCYPACGPGTAATIWGIRQEEAARQAYTAQTAHQHTDQQVQTCGFFVNPAFPQVGASPDAIVTCTCCGKGCVEVKCPEKYKDCTILQACSSEDRNFCLYVVNGQVHLKKNHQYYTQVQTQLFVTESSYCDFVVWTLMDTVILRIAPDTAFWKARLQKAQDYFVKVALPELAVQYLTIPPTSQPSSGHSVLRELQQSKPQQIGGKRQRKQHAQKAKEVWCLCAGPEEGEMVACDNQNCPVQWYHFSCVGLVDKPSADTPWFCPSCAE, via the coding sequence ATGCACCCACGTTGGAGCCCTGCTCTTCATGGTCGAAGATTGTGTCCGGCTAAAGGAGAAGGTCGCGTCACATTTGAACCAGCGTACTGGAAGCTCCCTACCAGCATCAACAAGGTGCAGCCAGAGGTTGGTCACCAGATCAATTTCATATCTGCAGCAGCCACACACAGATCTCTGGACAGAGAAATTGATGGTGAGACCAACACCAGTTCAACGCAGAGAACACGTATGGCCAAaacaacaccaccaccaccaccaacaccagACAAGCTGGCAATATTCTACCGACAACTCAGCATGACAAGCACAGGATCTGCCATTTTGAGTGTGCTCCCTGACTACTGTGAGCTGTTCAGAGATCCTGTTCTTCCCATTCGGAGCCTACAGTCTCTGGTAACTGGAACTGGCCTTAATAGGCGTGACCTACCTGCACTGCAACGGCACTGTCAGATTATAAAGATTGTTGCAGATGTGTCTGAGGAACAGGCAGTGCAGATGGAGAGACAAACAAGGGGACAGCACACATCATCCCTTTGGTTTGCTGCACGGGCAGGGAGAGTCACGGCCTCCTCGATGCATGGCGTGTACGGAACAGACCTCAGTTCTACAGCACTCTCCATCGTAAAGAGGGTGTGTTACCCAGCTTGTGGGCCAGGAACAGCTGCCACCATTTGGGGAATCAGACAAGAGGAGGCAGcgaggcaggcatacactgccCAAACTGCACACCAGCACACCGATCAACAAGTGCAAACCTGTGGGTTTTTTGTCAACCCGGCCTTCCCACAGGTAGGAGCCTCACCAGATGCCATTGTCACCTGCACCTGTTGTGGGAAAGGCTGCGTGGAGGTGAAATGCCCAGAAAAATACAAGGACTGCACAATCCTTCAAGCTTGCTCATCAGAAGACCGCAACTTCTGCTTATATGTTGTCAATGGTCAGGTGCACCTTAAGAAGAATCACCAGTATTACACACAAGTCCAGACACAACTGTTTGTGACAGAGAGCTCCTACTGCGACTTTGTAGTGTGGACCTTGATGGACACAGTGATCCTGCGCATAGCTCCAGACACTGCTTTTTGGAAGGCACGACTACAGAAAGCACAGGACTACTTTGTGAAGGTGGCTCTCCCCGAACTTGCTGTGCAATACTTAACTATCCCACCTACCTCTCAACCATCATCTGGTCACAGTGTGCTACGGGAACTACAGCAGTCTAAGCCACAACAAATAGGTGGGAAGAGGCAGAGAAAGCAGCATGCCCAGAAAGCAAAGGAAGTGTGGTGTCTCTGTGCTGGACCAGAGGAGGGTGAAATGGTGGCCTGTGACAACCAGAACTGCCCAGTCCAGTGGTATCACTTCAGTTGTGTGGGGCTTGTGGACAAACCCTCAGCTGACACTCCATGGTTTTGCCCTTCTTGTGCTGAATAG
- the tdp1 gene encoding tyrosyl-DNA phosphodiesterase 1: MSQDSQHGKWSVSSSDDDDDDRLPPSGTKTPAQSNHRVTTLPSVPTSVEVKSEPSKPPVSSVVIVGSEARQSAVKNQSNPVKYETNPSSKKKKEATSEGSGWALSDSDDDDVKVETVDDLPKQEPQRSRAKKPKVQNERPPSPHGRLYYIDEPDDFFESCVPRLNDTYRFYLNKVTGLDRKYNSGALHIRDVLSPLFGTLKESAQFNYCFDIAWMVKQYPSEFRDRPVLIVHGDKREAKARLLQQAQPFPHVSFCQAKLDIAFGTHHTKMMLLWYEEGFRVVILTSNLIRADWYQKTQGMWMSPLFPRLPEGCSASTGDSPTHFKRDLLEYLSSYRAAELDVWIQRIKEHDLSETRVYLIASTPGRYVGSDMERWGHLRLRKLLYDHTKPIPGDEKWPVVGQFSSIGSMGLDKTKWLEGEFQRTMTTLGKASHRPSPPMQLLYPSVEDVRTSLEGYPAGGSLPYSIQTAQKQLWLHSYFHRWKADSTGRSHAMPHIKTYMRASPDFSELAWFLVTSANLSKAAWGALEKNNTQIMVRSYELGVLFVPSAFNMETFPVDKNPFPCSSSVSGFPVPFDLPPTCYSPKDQPWIWNIPYNQAPDTHGNIWVPS; the protein is encoded by the exons ATGTCTCAGGACAGTCAACACGGCAAGTGGAGTGTTTCcagcagtgatgatgatgatgatgaccgTCTTCCTCCATCAGGAACAAAGACACCAGCACAGTCCAATCACAGAGTTACCACTCTACCGTCAGTACCCACCTCTGTAGAGGTCAAATCAGAACCAAGCAAGCCCCCCGTGTCGTCGGTGGTCATTGTTGGCTCTGAGGCCCGACAGTCGGCTGTCAAGAACCAGTCCAACCCAGTCAAGTATGAGACGAATCCTTCCtcgaaaaagaaaaaggaggcGACGTCGGAGGGATCTGGCTGGGCTCTGTcagacagtgatgatgatgatgtgaagGTAGAGACTGTGGATGATTTACCAAAACAAGAACCTCAGAGATCTAGAGCCAAGAAGCCAAAGGTGCAGAACGAGCGCCCTCCCAGTCCTCATGGTCGCCTCTACTACATCGATGAGCCGGACGACTTCTTTGAGTCATGCGTTCCTCGTTTGAACGACACGTATCGGTTCTACCTCAACAAGGTCACAGGCCTGGACAGGAAGTACAACAGTGGAGCTCTGCACATCAGAG ACGTCCTTTCTCCATTATTCGGGACCTTAAAAGAATCTGCTCAG TTTAACTACTGCTTTGATATAGCCTGGATGGTAAAGCAATACCCATCAGAGTTCAG ggatcGTCCTGTTCTTATCGTCCATGGAGATAAGAGAGAGGCCAAGGCACGGCTGCTCCAGCAGGCCCAGCCCTTTCCTCATGTCAGCTTCTGCCAG GCCAAGCTGGACATTGCGTTTGGAACCCACCACAC GAAAATGATGCTGCTGTGGTATGAGGAAGGCTTCAGAGTCGTCATCCTCACCTCCAACCTCATCAGAGCGGACTGGTACCAGAAAACCCAAGG GATGTGGATGAGCCCTTTGTTTCCACGGTTACCAGAGGGTTGTAGTGCCAGCACAGGCGACTCCCCCACCCATTTTAAACGAGACCTGTTGGAGTACCTGTCTTCATACCGAGCAGCAGAGCTCGATGTTTGGATCCAGCGAATCAAAGAGCATGACCTGTCAGAGACCAG GGTGTATTTGATTGCCTCCACACCTGGCAGGTACGTGGGCTCTGATATGGAGCGGTGGGGCCACCTGAGGCTGAGGAAG CTGCTGTATGACCACACAAAACCCATTCCTGGTGATGAAAAATGGCCTGTGGTTGGCCAGTTCTCCAGCATCGGCTCCATGGGATTGGATAAGACTAAATGGTTGGAGGGGGAGTTTCAGCGGACCATGACCACACTTGGAAAAGCCTCTCATCGGCCCAGCCCCCCCATGCAGCTG TTGTATCCATCAGTGGAGGACGTAAGGACCAGTTTGGAAGGATACCCAG CCGGAGGTTCTCTGCCATACAGCATTCAGACTGCTCAGAAACAGCTCTGGCTCCATTCATACTTCCA TCGATGGAAAGCTGATTCAACAGGGAGGAGTCACGCCATGCCACACATTAAGACATACATGAGGGCGTCGCCAGActtctctgagctggcctggtttCTCGTCACAAG TGCTAATCTGTCCAAGGCAGCGTGGGGCGCTCTGGAGAAGAACAATACGCAGATAATGGTGCGTTCATACGAGCTGGGAGTCCTCTTTGTGCCGTCAGCTTTt AACATGGAGACGTTCCCCGTGGATAAAAACCCCTTTCCCTGCTCCTCGTCTGTCTCGGGTTTCCCCGTGCCCTTTGACCTCCCCCCAACATGTTACTCTCCTAAAG ATCAGCCTTGGATCTGGAACATCCCGTACAACCAGGCTCCTGACACACACGGCAACATCTGGGTGCCTTcctga